A genomic segment from Thermostichus lividus PCC 6715 encodes:
- the tnpA gene encoding IS200/IS605 family transposase — MDYQKSRNATYLLNYHFVWIPRRRRPVLRGEIANRCRQLIWEAAEEIDCQVVSLAIEPDHVHLFVNCPPTIAPYQIIHRIKGRTARFLRQEFPNPLMKLPSMWTSSYFVSTAGNVSSETIQRYIEAQGKSN, encoded by the coding sequence ATGGACTACCAGAAAAGCCGCAATGCAACGTATTTGCTGAACTATCACTTTGTCTGGATTCCTCGGCGGCGTAGACCTGTTTTACGGGGAGAAATAGCAAATCGGTGCAGGCAGTTGATATGGGAAGCAGCAGAGGAGATTGATTGTCAAGTTGTGTCGTTGGCAATTGAACCGGATCATGTCCACCTCTTTGTTAATTGCCCTCCAACAATTGCACCCTATCAAATCATTCATCGAATTAAGGGGCGAACTGCACGGTTCCTCAGACAGGAATTCCCTAATCCATTAATGAAACTGCCGTCCATGTGGACATCCAGTTACTTTGTCTCAACGGCTGGCAATGTTAGCAGCGAAACAATTCAGCGCTACATTGAAGCTCAGGGCAAGAGTAATTGA
- a CDS encoding transglycosylase domain-containing protein, which yields MSTTTLGKQRPQTRPQDDNFWRGVLRIANRTFLVGMTLGSAALGGSLLGLAVSFRNLPDVRSLRGYIPSETTHIYDAKGTLLVSLHDEENREVVPLDKISPNLKLAVMAIEDSNFYQHRGINPIGISRALVVNLTSGRTAQGGSTLTMQLVKNLFLSPDRSLSRKVAEAVLAMRLEQIFTKDQILEMYLNQVYWGHNTYGVQTAAQSYFKKSAADLTLAEAAMMAGIIQAPEAFSPFVDLETAKQRQQLVLDRMVELEWITPQEAAAAAQQSLTLGEITSFQRSRSPWITDAVLQELTQQFGREAVIRGGMRVQSSLDADLQKMAEAAVQRGFATLQASGIRADQLALAAVDPRTHYVKALVGGMDYNRSQFNRATQAMRQPGSAFKPFVFYAAYASGNYTPDSGINDSPVSYRDGMGRYVPQNYDRSFMGPMSMRMALATSRNIPAIVLGQEVGIDRVIEICRTLGITSPMLPVVSLPLGAVDLTPLEMAAAYATFANNGWQSPTTTIIQVTDNSGHLLLDHTPRPKLVLDPWAAAAINNTMQSVITSGTGTGASIGRPAAGKTGTTSSERDIWFVGYVPQLSAAVWAGNDNYAPLGQGATGGGFMAPIWRDFMTQALKDVPVQDFTPMSKFQRPKPQRRDSN from the coding sequence GTGTCAACCACTACCCTTGGCAAGCAGCGCCCCCAAACGCGCCCACAGGATGACAACTTTTGGCGTGGCGTTCTGCGAATTGCCAATCGCACATTTTTAGTGGGGATGACCCTCGGTTCAGCAGCGTTGGGAGGCAGCCTCCTTGGCTTGGCCGTCAGCTTTCGTAATCTCCCCGATGTGCGATCGCTGCGGGGCTATATTCCCAGTGAAACCACACATATCTATGATGCTAAGGGCACCTTACTGGTGAGCCTGCACGATGAAGAGAATCGTGAGGTTGTTCCCCTTGACAAAATTTCCCCAAACCTCAAGTTAGCCGTGATGGCGATTGAAGATAGCAATTTCTACCAACATCGCGGCATTAACCCCATTGGTATTTCCCGTGCCTTGGTGGTCAACCTAACCTCTGGCCGCACAGCCCAAGGCGGATCCACCTTGACTATGCAACTGGTGAAAAACCTGTTTCTCTCGCCAGATCGCTCCTTAAGTCGCAAAGTGGCCGAAGCCGTTTTAGCCATGCGCCTAGAGCAAATTTTTACCAAAGATCAGATTCTGGAAATGTACCTCAACCAAGTTTATTGGGGGCACAACACCTATGGGGTACAGACCGCAGCCCAAAGCTACTTCAAAAAATCAGCGGCGGATCTCACCCTTGCAGAAGCCGCCATGATGGCCGGTATTATTCAGGCACCTGAGGCCTTTAGCCCCTTTGTAGATCTGGAGACCGCCAAACAGCGACAACAGCTTGTGTTAGATCGCATGGTTGAACTGGAGTGGATCACCCCTCAAGAGGCTGCTGCCGCTGCCCAACAATCCCTGACACTCGGCGAAATCACCTCCTTTCAGCGCAGTCGCAGTCCGTGGATTACCGATGCTGTACTCCAAGAGCTAACGCAGCAATTTGGGCGTGAAGCTGTCATTCGCGGCGGGATGCGCGTGCAAAGTAGCTTGGATGCAGATCTGCAAAAAATGGCAGAGGCAGCAGTGCAGCGGGGGTTTGCTACCCTGCAAGCAAGCGGCATCCGCGCTGATCAGCTCGCTTTGGCCGCTGTTGATCCTCGCACCCACTATGTCAAAGCCTTAGTGGGGGGGATGGACTACAATCGCAGTCAATTTAACCGTGCCACCCAAGCGATGCGCCAGCCCGGATCCGCGTTTAAGCCCTTTGTGTTCTATGCCGCTTACGCCAGTGGCAACTACACTCCGGACTCTGGGATTAACGATTCACCCGTAAGCTATCGCGATGGCATGGGGCGGTATGTTCCCCAAAACTACGATCGCTCCTTTATGGGACCGATGTCAATGCGGATGGCCTTAGCCACCTCCCGTAACATTCCGGCCATTGTTTTGGGGCAGGAGGTGGGGATTGACCGCGTGATTGAAATTTGCCGTACCCTTGGCATTACCAGCCCCATGCTACCGGTGGTCTCTTTGCCCTTGGGTGCAGTGGACTTAACCCCCCTAGAAATGGCGGCTGCCTACGCTACTTTTGCCAACAATGGCTGGCAGTCTCCCACAACAACCATTATTCAGGTCACCGATAACAGCGGTCATTTGTTACTGGATCATACACCGCGACCAAAGCTGGTTCTAGACCCTTGGGCAGCCGCAGCAATCAATAATACGATGCAAAGTGTCATCACTAGCGGTACCGGCACCGGAGCCAGTATTGGCCGTCCCGCAGCGGGTAAAACCGGCACCACCTCCTCGGAGCGGGATATTTGGTTTGTGGGCTATGTGCCCCAATTGTCAGCAGCGGTTTGGGCAGGAAATGATAACTATGCACCCTTGGGCCAGGGTGCCACCGGTGGAGGCTTCATGGCACCCATCTGGCGAGATTTTATGACCCAAGCCCTCAAAGATGTTCCTGTCCAAGACTTTACGCCAATGTCGAAGTTTCAGCGACCGAAGCCTCAACGGCGTGATAGCAACTAG
- a CDS encoding sensor histidine kinase has translation MDHLYLQTFGEVAVTVAMGLPLAEVHRLWQETLPEIMIIVDNASVPIGVVHGWRLALSLSYDGTVATLPVGRVSGSWRSPLTTLPATWSLRQFQHWVSQQAQIPAYIALVDEQQRFVSLLDQQRLLHYWAGQPHLPWVEVLAQLPLPLQIQASNGSVLWQNTAWLTHLGTTPAAQQQLTGMSCQQVGERSPWQLCSVPLYLSQPEVATLNGETAPAIATVASAVEPYWLFFAQAASHLTTTPPNRINELRLLQQKRFLLSLGHELKNPLTAVLSLTQLLWQTSQPQQQDYVALIQRSGWQMNRLIQAWQDYTRALWREMELQWEAVELANLWFRAHELAGHLYEAQFPDLSLQWQIDISLADIYLYGDALRLRYIFAHLIGWVALSRGDRRGVRLCQWQEWLVVQLWEEGGGIPLTYHERLLHQCLEDYAEVTMGLMLAHQLTRLHNGELSFIAQPDQYSEWSVLLPLASDLSIPVPSARHIILLVSNDAEWLMTVVKALKQQDYGYVVARQPLEALDKREQLHPSAIVIRAATGLVLAEVTEVLTSADHSETIPMMIIADESPPFALPGVVQQLPTQSSTALLMEVLERWCYPRLNPVAANPPSHEPARTQTVLGLGLSRELPLPYVRLLEADDLEQADLVADIWQPDVLIWDLPLIQVPRLGDHPKLMRLPIITLDEEISRALHSLGNTLVFPCLDLADLVAVVSLAATVKPYS, from the coding sequence ATGGATCACCTGTATCTTCAGACGTTTGGTGAGGTCGCTGTAACTGTAGCGATGGGGCTACCGCTGGCAGAGGTGCACCGTCTGTGGCAAGAAACATTACCAGAAATCATGATCATTGTTGACAACGCCTCAGTGCCTATCGGTGTCGTCCACGGCTGGCGCTTAGCGTTGAGTTTAAGCTACGACGGCACAGTAGCGACTCTACCGGTCGGTCGGGTGAGTGGATCTTGGCGATCGCCGTTAACCACATTGCCTGCAACTTGGTCACTGCGGCAGTTTCAGCATTGGGTCTCTCAGCAAGCCCAGATACCTGCCTATATTGCCCTCGTGGATGAGCAGCAGCGGTTTGTTAGCCTCCTTGATCAGCAACGACTCCTCCACTACTGGGCGGGACAACCACACTTACCTTGGGTTGAGGTACTGGCACAATTACCCCTGCCCTTGCAAATTCAAGCCTCAAATGGCTCAGTTCTTTGGCAAAATACGGCGTGGCTCACGCACTTGGGAACTACTCCTGCGGCTCAGCAACAATTGACAGGGATGAGTTGCCAACAGGTGGGGGAGCGATCGCCTTGGCAACTGTGCTCTGTCCCCCTTTACTTGAGCCAGCCAGAGGTTGCCACCCTCAACGGTGAGACAGCTCCCGCCATCGCAACCGTTGCATCTGCTGTAGAGCCGTACTGGCTCTTTTTTGCCCAAGCTGCCAGCCACCTCACGACTACACCGCCAAACCGTATTAATGAACTGCGTCTTTTGCAGCAGAAACGCTTTTTACTCAGCCTTGGCCATGAACTTAAAAACCCCCTCACCGCCGTGCTGAGTTTAACCCAGTTACTCTGGCAAACGTCTCAGCCCCAGCAACAGGATTACGTTGCTCTGATTCAGCGCAGTGGCTGGCAAATGAATCGGCTCATTCAGGCATGGCAGGACTATACCCGCGCTCTTTGGCGGGAGATGGAATTGCAATGGGAGGCGGTGGAGCTGGCGAACCTATGGTTTCGCGCCCATGAGTTAGCAGGACATCTTTATGAAGCACAGTTCCCCGACCTCTCCTTACAGTGGCAGATAGACATCTCCTTGGCTGACATTTACCTGTATGGGGATGCACTACGGCTGCGCTATATCTTTGCCCATCTCATTGGTTGGGTGGCACTCAGCCGGGGCGATCGCCGTGGGGTACGTCTATGCCAATGGCAAGAGTGGCTCGTTGTGCAATTGTGGGAAGAAGGCGGTGGCATTCCCCTCACTTACCATGAACGCCTATTGCACCAATGCCTTGAAGACTACGCAGAAGTCACCATGGGGCTAATGCTCGCCCATCAACTGACTCGCCTACATAATGGCGAACTCTCCTTTATTGCTCAACCTGATCAGTACAGCGAATGGAGTGTGCTGCTGCCCTTGGCCAGTGATCTCAGTATTCCTGTACCCAGCGCCCGACATATCATCCTGCTTGTGAGTAACGATGCCGAGTGGCTGATGACCGTTGTCAAGGCTCTTAAGCAGCAAGATTATGGCTATGTTGTGGCTCGCCAGCCTCTAGAAGCCCTCGATAAACGAGAGCAACTGCATCCCAGCGCTATTGTTATCCGCGCCGCCACCGGTTTGGTCTTAGCAGAGGTGACCGAAGTGCTCACGAGCGCCGACCATAGCGAAACGATTCCCATGATGATCATTGCTGATGAGTCGCCTCCCTTTGCTCTTCCGGGGGTGGTGCAGCAACTACCAACTCAGAGTTCAACGGCTCTACTAATGGAGGTTTTGGAGCGGTGGTGCTATCCACGGCTAAATCCAGTGGCGGCAAATCCCCCAAGTCACGAGCCAGCAAGAACTCAAACAGTACTAGGGCTGGGGCTATCGCGAGAATTACCCCTCCCCTATGTACGGCTCCTCGAAGCCGATGATCTGGAACAGGCAGACCTAGTCGCCGACATTTGGCAACCCGACGTTCTGATCTGGGACTTACCCCTTATCCAAGTCCCCCGCCTAGGCGATCACCCCAAGCTCATGCGCTTGCCGATTATCACCCTAGATGAGGAGATCAGCCGTGCCTTACATAGCCTTGGCAATACATTGGTCTTTCCGTGTTTAGACCTCGCTGACCTTGTGGCGGTCGTTAGCCTCGCGGCAACGGTAAAACCTTACAGTTGA
- a CDS encoding circadian clock protein KaiA, with translation MAQSTALTICGLVYSPTIAQELVRFHNSGIDELVYFANDAEFCTYLEQHRHSVACLILEWAETTAQIIKYLHHSATLLPAVIVFPEQGASLPVGPHYHVAEILLSAVELHRLNQVIEEAITAFVKLCPGCAVPPHVMFRMPALQDSSGQDPQHRLSQKLKERLGYLGVYYKRDTQFFFRRMSSTEKRRLLDELRAIYRTIILEYFSAEAKTNEHIDEFVSKAFFADISVSQVIELHVELMDSFAKQLKLEGRSEDILLDYRLTLIDVIAHLCEMYRRSIPREV, from the coding sequence GTGGCGCAGTCAACCGCACTCACAATTTGTGGCTTAGTTTACTCGCCCACCATCGCTCAAGAGTTAGTCCGCTTCCATAACTCTGGAATTGATGAGCTGGTTTATTTTGCCAACGATGCGGAGTTCTGTACGTATTTAGAGCAGCACCGCCACAGTGTTGCCTGTTTAATTCTAGAATGGGCAGAGACCACAGCGCAAATTATTAAGTATCTGCACCACAGCGCAACCTTATTGCCAGCAGTTATTGTCTTCCCAGAGCAGGGTGCATCGTTACCCGTTGGCCCGCACTATCATGTTGCAGAAATTCTCTTGTCGGCAGTAGAACTGCATCGACTCAATCAGGTGATCGAGGAGGCCATTACTGCCTTTGTCAAGCTCTGTCCGGGTTGTGCGGTGCCCCCCCACGTCATGTTTCGTATGCCTGCTTTGCAAGACAGCAGCGGCCAAGATCCACAGCACCGCCTGTCGCAGAAGCTCAAGGAGCGGCTGGGATACTTGGGCGTGTATTACAAGCGAGACACGCAGTTCTTTTTTCGGCGGATGTCCAGCACCGAGAAACGCAGGCTCCTAGATGAACTGCGTGCGATTTATCGTACGATTATTCTGGAGTACTTTAGCGCTGAAGCCAAGACGAATGAACATATCGACGAGTTTGTTAGTAAAGCATTCTTTGCTGATATTTCAGTCTCCCAAGTGATAGAACTCCACGTTGAACTCATGGACAGTTTTGCCAAGCAACTCAAGCTTGAAGGCCGTAGTGAGGATATTCTGCTGGATTATCGTCTAACGTTAATTGATGTCATTGCCCATCTATGTGAAATGTACCGTCGCTCAATTCCGCGTGAGGTATAA
- a CDS encoding RNA-guided endonuclease InsQ/TnpB family protein — MFGCQQVLLNPNNELKGVMEFVCSEANKLTNQGIYYARQLHFKTGQWIGKHSLSYEYKTSKHFQALYSQAAQQTLISVYESFKSYRALLKLWRGGELAEKPRMPNYRKKGGLAVVSYPKQALKLVDGMIRVPLGQLVKVWFQIDSFTVPMPSNLKFEDIKELRILPRNGCFYTEFVYRLNPVQIDVDPMRVLGIDSGLNNWLTCVSNVGTSFIVDGLHLKSLNRWYNKQIAKLKEGKPQGFWSKRLAQLTEKRNRQIRDAVNKAARIVIDHCTRNRIGRIVFGWNQRQKDGSNLGKKTNQKFVQIPTARLKERIAQLAEQYGIEFVETEESYTSQASFVDGDFLPTFGEKPDSWKSSGKRTKRGLFRTAQNWYINADCNGAANILRKVATMLGLSLSGVGRGSLTAPTRIKLWVTAQGKSETTRLQPVA; from the coding sequence ATGTTTGGATGTCAGCAAGTTTTGCTCAACCCCAATAACGAACTTAAGGGGGTGATGGAATTTGTCTGCTCTGAGGCAAACAAGCTAACCAATCAGGGCATCTACTATGCTCGTCAACTGCACTTTAAGACCGGGCAGTGGATTGGCAAGCATAGCCTGAGTTACGAATACAAGACCAGTAAGCACTTCCAAGCTCTTTACTCCCAGGCTGCACAGCAAACCTTGATTTCGGTCTACGAGTCGTTTAAGTCCTACCGAGCATTGTTGAAACTGTGGCGAGGTGGAGAACTGGCAGAGAAACCCAGGATGCCAAATTACCGCAAGAAGGGAGGGTTGGCAGTAGTCAGCTATCCCAAACAAGCGCTGAAGTTGGTTGATGGGATGATCCGGGTTCCGCTGGGGCAGTTAGTGAAAGTGTGGTTTCAGATTGATTCGTTCACTGTCCCCATGCCCTCCAATCTCAAATTTGAGGACATCAAGGAACTGCGGATTCTGCCGCGCAATGGGTGTTTCTACACTGAGTTTGTCTATCGTCTGAACCCCGTTCAGATTGATGTAGACCCGATGCGGGTGCTGGGCATCGATTCGGGATTAAACAACTGGCTCACCTGCGTCAGCAATGTGGGAACCAGCTTCATTGTGGATGGACTGCACCTGAAATCGTTGAACCGCTGGTACAACAAGCAAATTGCCAAGCTGAAAGAAGGTAAGCCTCAAGGCTTTTGGTCAAAGCGACTGGCACAACTCACTGAGAAGCGCAATCGGCAGATACGTGATGCAGTGAACAAAGCGGCTAGGATTGTGATTGACCATTGCACCCGTAACCGGATTGGTCGGATTGTATTTGGCTGGAACCAGCGGCAAAAGGACGGTTCCAACCTGGGCAAGAAGACCAATCAGAAGTTTGTGCAGATCCCAACTGCGAGACTGAAAGAGCGGATTGCTCAGTTAGCGGAGCAGTACGGGATAGAGTTTGTTGAAACTGAGGAGTCGTATACCTCTCAAGCATCGTTTGTGGATGGTGACTTTTTGCCGACATTCGGTGAAAAACCTGATAGCTGGAAGTCATCGGGGAAGCGGACGAAGCGAGGCTTGTTCAGGACTGCTCAGAATTGGTACATCAACGCGGATTGTAATGGCGCTGCCAACATCCTGCGTAAAGTAGCGACGATGCTTGGATTGAGTCTGAGCGGAGTTGGTAGGGGGTCTTTGACTGCCCCCACCCGCATTAAGTTGTGGGTGACAGCTCAAGGGAAAAGCGAAACAACGCGGCTTCAGCCCGTTGCGTAG
- the kaiC gene encoding circadian clock protein KaiC: protein MSTDTPENQISSKPAIATEVKKIRTMVEGFDDISHGGLPQGRTTLVSGTSGTGKTLFAVQFLYNGITIFNEPGVFVTFEESPNDIIKNALSFGWDLQGLIDQGKLFILDASPDPDGQDVAGDFDLSALIERIQYAIRKYKATRVSIDSVTAVFQQYDAASVVRREIFRLAFRLKQLGVTTIMTTERIDEYGPVARFGVEEFVSDNVVILRNVLEGERRRRTAEILKLRGTTHMKGEYPFTINNGINIFPLGAMRLTQRSSNARVSSGVKTLDEMCGGGFFKDSIILATGATGTGKTLLVSKFLETGCQQGERALLFAYEESRAQLSRNASSWGIDFEELEERGLLRIVCAYPESAGLEDHLQIIKSEIADFKPSRVAIDSLSALDRGVSNNAFRQFVIGVTGFAKQEEITGFFTNTTDQFMGSNSITESHISTITDTILLLQYVEIRGEMSRAINVFKMRGSWHDKGIREYVITEKGAEIRDSFRNFEGIISGTPTRISVDEKTELARIVKEVKNLGEE, encoded by the coding sequence ATGAGCACAGATACCCCTGAAAATCAGATCAGTTCAAAACCAGCGATCGCCACCGAAGTCAAGAAGATTCGCACAATGGTGGAGGGATTTGATGACATTAGCCATGGTGGCTTACCTCAAGGGCGCACAACCTTAGTCAGCGGTACCTCTGGCACAGGCAAAACGCTTTTTGCAGTGCAGTTTCTCTACAATGGCATTACGATCTTTAATGAGCCGGGTGTTTTCGTCACCTTTGAAGAGTCTCCTAACGACATCATCAAGAATGCCCTGAGCTTTGGCTGGGATCTACAGGGGTTAATTGATCAGGGCAAACTCTTCATTCTCGATGCTTCCCCCGATCCCGATGGCCAAGATGTTGCCGGCGATTTTGACCTATCGGCGCTGATTGAACGCATTCAGTATGCCATCCGTAAGTACAAAGCCACCCGGGTTTCAATTGACTCGGTGACCGCAGTCTTTCAACAGTACGATGCCGCCTCGGTTGTACGTCGAGAAATTTTTCGTTTAGCCTTTCGCTTAAAGCAGTTGGGCGTAACGACCATCATGACCACGGAGCGGATTGATGAGTATGGTCCGGTTGCCCGCTTTGGGGTCGAAGAATTTGTTTCTGATAATGTGGTGATTTTGCGCAATGTCCTAGAGGGAGAGCGACGGCGGCGAACCGCAGAAATCCTGAAGTTGCGGGGTACCACCCACATGAAGGGGGAATATCCCTTCACCATTAACAATGGCATTAATATCTTTCCCTTAGGAGCCATGCGCTTGACACAGCGATCCTCTAATGCCCGGGTGTCCTCTGGGGTCAAGACCCTCGATGAAATGTGTGGGGGCGGCTTCTTCAAAGATTCGATTATTCTGGCAACAGGAGCCACGGGTACAGGCAAAACCCTCTTGGTCAGTAAGTTTTTAGAGACAGGGTGCCAACAGGGCGAGCGTGCGCTCCTGTTTGCCTACGAAGAATCGCGGGCGCAGCTGTCGCGCAATGCCTCTTCGTGGGGGATTGACTTTGAGGAACTCGAGGAGCGAGGGTTACTGCGTATTGTCTGTGCCTATCCTGAATCCGCCGGCTTAGAGGATCACTTGCAAATTATCAAGTCGGAAATCGCTGACTTTAAGCCCTCGCGGGTGGCGATTGACTCCCTTTCGGCCTTAGATCGCGGTGTCAGTAATAATGCCTTCCGCCAGTTTGTGATTGGGGTCACAGGGTTTGCCAAGCAGGAAGAGATCACGGGGTTCTTTACAAACACCACTGACCAGTTCATGGGGTCTAACTCCATTACTGAGTCCCATATTTCTACGATTACGGATACGATTTTGCTATTGCAGTACGTAGAAATTCGCGGTGAAATGTCGCGAGCTATTAATGTCTTTAAGATGCGTGGTTCTTGGCATGACAAAGGGATTCGTGAGTATGTGATTACAGAGAAAGGCGCAGAAATTCGCGACTCCTTCCGCAATTTTGAAGGGATTATCAGCGGTACCCCCACCCGTATTTCTGTGGATGAAAAGACTGAGCTAGCGCGTATTGTCAAAGAGGTGAAAAATCTAGGCGAGGAGTAG
- the tyrS gene encoding tyrosine--tRNA ligase, with translation MCAADFEATIARLQRGVVETFPHVPDSNNPQENLWVALGDRPLRIKLGIDPTGSDIHLGHSIVLRKLRQFQDAGHCAVLIIGDFTAQIGDPTGKSEVRQQLTPAAIAQNVQTYLDQVRPILDFETPGRLEIRYNSEWLATLDLRQILELLGTMTVGQMLAKEGFAERYAKESPIFLHEFLYPLMQGYDSVAVDADVELGGTDQKFNIAVGRDLQRHFQRPTLQFGLLMPILIGTDGVQKMSKSLGNYVALTESAASMYSKLEKVPDALVNQYIELLTDLPLEALPTNPRERQKALALEVVSQYHGRELAQQTQAELAAIVTQGQTAQASSIPEYSLSQFSFPVKLTYVLSQTGLCPSSSEARRQIQGGGVRLNSEKISDVEFTLNSPETYVNQVLQVGKKKFLRFVA, from the coding sequence ATGTGTGCAGCAGACTTTGAAGCAACCATTGCCCGATTACAACGGGGGGTTGTGGAAACGTTTCCCCATGTCCCCGATTCCAATAACCCCCAAGAAAATCTCTGGGTTGCCTTGGGCGATCGCCCCTTGCGCATCAAGCTAGGGATTGATCCCACCGGCAGCGACATTCACCTCGGCCACAGTATTGTCCTGCGTAAATTACGCCAGTTTCAGGATGCGGGGCATTGTGCTGTGCTCATTATTGGGGACTTTACGGCTCAAATTGGCGATCCCACCGGTAAATCGGAGGTGCGCCAGCAATTAACCCCTGCAGCGATCGCCCAGAATGTGCAAACCTATCTTGATCAGGTGCGACCCATTCTAGACTTTGAGACACCCGGACGGCTGGAAATCCGCTATAATTCAGAGTGGCTGGCTACCCTAGACCTGCGGCAGATTCTCGAACTATTGGGCACAATGACCGTTGGTCAAATGCTGGCCAAGGAAGGCTTTGCCGAACGCTATGCCAAGGAAAGCCCCATTTTTCTGCACGAATTTCTCTATCCGCTGATGCAGGGCTACGACTCCGTGGCGGTCGATGCCGATGTGGAGCTAGGAGGCACTGACCAGAAATTTAATATTGCCGTGGGGCGGGATCTGCAGCGTCACTTTCAGCGACCAACATTGCAGTTCGGCCTGTTGATGCCAATTTTAATTGGCACTGATGGCGTGCAGAAAATGTCAAAATCCTTAGGGAATTACGTAGCGCTCACAGAGTCCGCTGCCAGTATGTACTCCAAACTCGAGAAAGTCCCTGATGCCTTGGTCAATCAGTACATCGAACTGTTGACGGATCTACCCCTTGAGGCCTTGCCCACGAATCCGCGCGAGCGCCAAAAAGCCCTTGCTCTCGAGGTTGTCAGCCAGTACCATGGCCGCGAGCTAGCCCAGCAAACCCAAGCAGAACTGGCCGCCATTGTCACCCAAGGGCAAACCGCGCAGGCGAGTTCCATTCCTGAGTATTCCCTGAGTCAATTTAGCTTTCCTGTGAAACTCACCTACGTTCTGAGTCAGACGGGACTGTGCCCCAGCAGTAGTGAAGCACGACGGCAGATTCAAGGAGGCGGGGTGCGCCTCAACAGTGAAAAAATTAGTGATGTGGAGTTTACCCTGAACAGCCCAGAGACCTACGTTAACCAAGTGTTACAGGTGGGCAAGAAAAAGTTCCTGCGCTTTGTGGCCTAA
- a CDS encoding NAD(+) kinase, whose protein sequence is MQLNQVIVVHKAGDRQSKDWADRVVRQLQQRGARVLVGPSGPRDNPYPVFMASVTDPIDLAIVLGGDGTSLAAARHLAAPGVPILAVNVGGHLGFLTEPFDLFAELETVWDRLERDEYAMQQRMMLQAQVFEGPKPNAEPVGDRYYALNEMCIKPASADRMITAILEMEIDGDVVDQYQGDGLLVATPTGSTCYTVAANGPIVHPGMEALVVTPICPLSLSSRPIVLPSRSLVSIWPLEDHSLNTKLWMDGVMATSIWPGQRVQVSMADCQARFILLRDHYSFYQTLREKLAWAGARIPYHNNHRN, encoded by the coding sequence ATGCAGTTAAACCAAGTGATCGTAGTACACAAGGCGGGCGATCGCCAAAGTAAAGACTGGGCCGATCGGGTGGTGCGACAACTGCAACAGCGAGGGGCACGGGTGCTCGTGGGACCAAGCGGTCCGCGAGATAATCCCTATCCCGTTTTTATGGCCTCCGTCACAGACCCTATTGATCTGGCCATTGTCTTAGGCGGAGATGGCACCTCCCTAGCCGCAGCACGGCACTTGGCCGCTCCAGGAGTTCCGATTCTTGCGGTCAATGTTGGTGGGCATTTGGGATTCTTAACCGAACCTTTTGATCTGTTTGCGGAGTTGGAAACCGTTTGGGATCGCCTAGAGCGGGATGAGTACGCGATGCAGCAACGGATGATGCTGCAAGCGCAAGTGTTTGAAGGCCCAAAACCCAACGCCGAACCCGTGGGCGATCGCTACTATGCCCTCAATGAAATGTGCATCAAGCCCGCCTCAGCGGATCGCATGATTACCGCCATTCTGGAAATGGAAATTGATGGCGATGTGGTCGATCAGTACCAAGGAGATGGCCTTCTGGTGGCCACTCCCACCGGATCCACCTGCTACACCGTAGCGGCCAACGGTCCCATCGTGCACCCCGGCATGGAAGCCTTGGTGGTCACCCCCATTTGCCCCCTGAGTCTCTCTAGTCGTCCCATTGTCTTACCGTCGCGCTCTCTCGTGAGTATTTGGCCGCTGGAGGATCATAGCCTTAATACCAAACTATGGATGGATGGGGTCATGGCTACCTCCATTTGGCCGGGGCAGCGAGTGCAGGTGTCGATGGCTGATTGCCAAGCCCGCTTTATTCTGCTGCGCGATCATTATTCGTTTTATCAAACCCTGCGGGAAAAATTAGCGTGGGCAGGCGCACGGATTCCATACCACAATAATCATCGTAACTAG
- the kaiB gene encoding circadian clock protein KaiB has translation MTPLRKTYVLKLYVAGNTPNSVRALKTLNNILEKEFKGVYALKVIDVLKNPQLAEEDKILATPTLAKVFPPPVRRIIGDLSDREKVLIGLDLLYEEISDQADDLT, from the coding sequence ATGACACCACTGCGGAAAACCTATGTGCTAAAACTTTACGTTGCCGGTAATACCCCTAATTCGGTACGTGCACTGAAAACCTTGAATAATATTCTTGAAAAAGAATTTAAGGGAGTCTATGCCCTGAAAGTTATTGACGTGCTGAAAAACCCCCAGCTTGCGGAGGAAGATAAAATTCTGGCAACCCCCACCTTGGCAAAGGTGTTTCCGCCACCCGTGCGGCGCATTATTGGCGATCTCTCGGATCGAGAAAAAGTTCTCATTGGCCTTGATTTACTATACGAAGAGATCAGTGATCAAGCTGATGATCTCACCTGA